In Methylacidiphilum infernorum V4, a single window of DNA contains:
- a CDS encoding Lrp/AsnC family transcriptional regulator, with translation MNIKPQLLNDIVRLLESNARLDIVDIASALGISVDEAARLLADLEKEKFILAYKTIFDPEKIQRKPVRAVIEVKITPERGGGFDKLSRRIAGFEEVTSCFLMSGAYDLLVFLEGESLKEVALFVSEKLATLPGVISTATHFMLKTYKEQGIIFSSPTHSRLPISP, from the coding sequence TTGAATATTAAACCACAATTACTGAATGACATCGTTAGGCTGTTGGAAAGCAATGCCCGACTTGATATTGTCGATATTGCTTCGGCTTTGGGTATTTCCGTCGATGAAGCGGCCCGGCTTTTAGCGGATCTCGAAAAGGAAAAATTCATTTTAGCTTATAAAACTATTTTTGACCCTGAAAAAATACAGAGAAAACCGGTCCGTGCAGTGATTGAAGTAAAAATTACCCCGGAAAGAGGAGGAGGCTTTGACAAGCTTTCCCGTCGGATCGCCGGTTTTGAAGAAGTCACCTCTTGCTTTTTAATGAGTGGAGCTTATGACCTTCTTGTTTTTCTTGAAGGAGAGAGTTTAAAAGAAGTGGCTCTTTTCGTATCCGAAAAATTAGCGACTTTACCGGGTGTTATTTCTACGGCTACTCATTTTATGCTGAAAACTTATAAAGAGCAGGGGATTATTTTCTCCTCCCCTACGCATTCTCGTCTTCCTATCAGCCCTTAA
- a CDS encoding acetolactate synthase, with protein sequence MGIHTTQDRHPEKINQFSVFMENKAGRLLELVRLLESHEIHIIGFTILDTSEASTIRLVVDDPQKARRILSENGISFTECSLIALELPQTAEDLRKVLTLLLQAEININFSYPFLTRPYGKAVLALRVEDEDLAESVLLRNNYRILFQKDISR encoded by the coding sequence GTGGGTATTCATACGACTCAAGACCGACATCCTGAAAAAATAAATCAATTTAGCGTATTCATGGAGAACAAGGCCGGTAGGCTTTTGGAATTGGTACGTCTCTTGGAAAGTCATGAAATCCACATTATTGGATTTACGATCCTGGATACTTCTGAAGCTTCGACGATACGGTTGGTGGTTGATGATCCGCAAAAGGCTAGAAGGATACTTTCTGAAAACGGGATTTCCTTTACGGAGTGTTCGTTGATCGCCTTGGAATTACCTCAAACGGCTGAAGATTTAAGGAAAGTGCTTACCCTCCTTCTCCAGGCCGAAATTAACATCAATTTTAGTTATCCTTTTTTAACCCGACCTTATGGGAAAGCGGTTCTAGCTTTGAGAGTTGAAGATGAAGACCTCGCTGAATCCGTGCTTTTGAGAAACAATTATCGAATCCTTTTTCAAAAAGATATCAGCAGGTAA
- the efp gene encoding elongation factor P, translated as MFVNASDVGKGQAIRHNGAICLVLETMHRTPGNLRAFVQMVLRNLKTGKSFVERFGSQDKVELLSLVRKRCEYSYREGNNFVFMDPETYDTFSVPEEMVGKAKDFLKENQPVDLLFADDTLAAIELPQSVILKVVEAPEGVKGDSATNVMKPAILETGLCIQVPLFIKEGELVKVSTTEGKYLSRA; from the coding sequence ATGTTCGTGAACGCCAGTGATGTCGGAAAAGGTCAAGCCATAAGGCATAACGGAGCCATTTGTCTTGTTCTTGAAACAATGCATAGGACGCCTGGAAATTTAAGGGCGTTTGTCCAGATGGTCTTGAGAAACCTGAAGACGGGAAAATCCTTTGTGGAAAGATTTGGATCCCAGGACAAGGTCGAATTGCTTTCCTTGGTTCGGAAGCGGTGTGAATACAGCTACAGGGAGGGCAATAACTTTGTTTTCATGGATCCTGAAACTTATGACACTTTTTCTGTTCCGGAGGAAATGGTCGGCAAAGCCAAGGATTTTTTGAAAGAAAACCAACCCGTTGATCTTCTGTTTGCTGACGATACCCTTGCCGCCATAGAACTGCCCCAAAGCGTCATATTGAAAGTGGTGGAAGCCCCGGAAGGTGTAAAAGGGGATTCGGCGACCAATGTCATGAAACCGGCGATCCTCGAAACCGGGCTTTGTATTCAAGTTCCCCTTTTTATCAAGGAAGGGGAATTGGTCAAAGTGAGTACGACCGAAGGCAAATATTTAAGTCGGGCATAA
- a CDS encoding c-type cytochrome: MFSSFLLIFFLSTAFARASGELSSNEPIEIGESGLYTLDSSGLIFPFIPYPQDSSAVYSVGAYPLTTEPLPLGERQEIVQSYCSMCHSTTVISLQPKFSGQTWRHEVEKMKRLGAQIPDDLIVHIIGYLEKNCSVNPERK; encoded by the coding sequence ATGTTTAGCAGTTTTCTTCTGATCTTCTTCCTTTCAACGGCTTTCGCTCGAGCCTCCGGTGAATTGTCTTCGAATGAACCCATTGAAATAGGTGAGTCGGGGTTATACACACTGGATTCTTCAGGCTTAATCTTCCCCTTCATTCCTTATCCTCAAGATTCCAGCGCAGTTTACTCCGTGGGAGCTTATCCCCTAACCACCGAACCCCTCCCTTTAGGGGAAAGGCAGGAAATTGTTCAAAGTTATTGCTCCATGTGCCACAGCACCACGGTCATCAGCCTTCAGCCCAAGTTTTCCGGGCAAACTTGGAGGCATGAAGTGGAAAAAATGAAGCGGCTGGGTGCTCAAATTCCCGATGATCTGATTGTTCACATTATCGGCTATCTTGAGAAAAACTGTTCTGTCAACCCCGAAAGGAAATAG
- the mgtA gene encoding magnesium-translocating P-type ATPase, whose translation MMRNTIKEKKPFEGKKWGSLFFSLFLGKVRLGESKKEAFLKEKEESIFKKLKEASVIPLADLYEQLKTRPEGLTEEEVEERLEKYGYNEIKQEEVPHWFVMLLQSYFNPFALLLTFLALVAWSVGEKESVLVMMIMVLVSVLLRFTQEFQSTKAAERLKAMVRTTATVKRIWKKREDEVEQPFPTEANQAKEVPISQIVPGDILQLSAGDMIPADVRLIFTRDLFVSQGVLTGESMPVEKYDTVNPLVAEQKRTDPFSLPNIAYLGTNVISGTATAVVLSTGENTYFGAFSKSLKGYRAMTSFDIGVNRISWLLLQVIGTMIPVIFLINGFTKGNWMDAFLFSLAVGVGLTPTMLPVIVSGCLARGALLLSKNKVVTKRLNAIQNIGAMEILCTDKTGTLTHNKIILEKYLDPEGEENEEVLKYAYINSYYQSGLRNLLDQAVLDKKEEAKKFIFHYTKVDEIPFDFSRRRMSVVAREISTGKDLLITKGAVEEMMAICTSLLKKGKVAELSPEMKKKALALRDDLNSDGLRVLAVAYRELPLDMNRPVSVNDEKEMTLCGFIAFLDPPKHDAEEALRALRNYGVEVKIITGDNEIVTRRICDWIGLEVRGVMRGYEVESLTDDELVTAAEKANIFVKMSPLQKARVIRALRTGGHIVGFLGDGINDAQALREADVGISVDTAVDIAKESADIILLEKSLIVLEQAVIEGRIMFGNMVKYIKMAVSSNFGNVLSILGSGILLPFLPMSPLQILILNLIYDLSQTLIPWDRMDEEFIAKPRKWEAEGILRFMLIIGPLSSIFDYVTYGVMWFVFGANSIDKQALFHTGWFVESLLSQSLIVHMIRTRKIPFIQSMATKPLVLATGVVIVIGHLISKSYFGEAAGLVPLPINYYFWLWGILLAYCIVVQTVKSWYIKKFKGEWL comes from the coding sequence ATGATGAGAAATACAATAAAAGAAAAGAAGCCCTTTGAAGGCAAAAAATGGGGAAGTCTTTTCTTTAGCTTATTCCTTGGGAAAGTTCGACTTGGAGAAAGCAAAAAAGAAGCTTTCTTAAAAGAAAAAGAAGAAAGCATTTTTAAAAAGCTCAAGGAAGCCAGTGTCATACCCCTAGCCGATCTTTACGAGCAGTTGAAGACCCGTCCCGAGGGTTTAACGGAAGAAGAAGTCGAAGAGAGGTTGGAGAAATACGGCTATAACGAGATCAAGCAAGAAGAGGTTCCCCATTGGTTCGTCATGCTGCTTCAAAGTTATTTTAATCCTTTTGCCCTACTCTTGACCTTTCTTGCGCTGGTCGCCTGGTCGGTTGGAGAAAAAGAAAGTGTTCTCGTCATGATGATCATGGTCTTGGTCAGTGTTCTCTTACGGTTCACCCAAGAATTTCAATCGACTAAAGCTGCCGAAAGGCTCAAAGCCATGGTCCGAACAACCGCCACGGTAAAGAGAATCTGGAAGAAAAGAGAGGATGAGGTTGAACAGCCGTTTCCGACCGAAGCAAACCAGGCCAAGGAGGTGCCCATAAGCCAGATCGTCCCTGGAGATATCCTCCAACTTTCCGCAGGCGATATGATCCCTGCTGACGTCCGGTTGATTTTTACAAGAGATCTTTTCGTAAGCCAAGGCGTTCTTACGGGGGAATCCATGCCCGTAGAAAAATATGATACGGTGAATCCTTTGGTAGCTGAACAAAAAAGGACAGATCCCTTTTCCCTACCTAACATTGCCTACTTAGGGACGAATGTGATCAGTGGAACGGCCACGGCTGTTGTCCTTTCAACGGGAGAAAACACCTATTTTGGAGCGTTTTCTAAGAGTCTCAAGGGTTATAGGGCAATGACCAGCTTTGATATCGGGGTCAACCGGATCAGTTGGCTTCTGCTGCAGGTTATCGGCACAATGATTCCCGTCATTTTTCTTATAAACGGCTTTACCAAGGGAAACTGGATGGATGCTTTTCTTTTCTCCTTGGCTGTCGGTGTTGGATTGACCCCTACTATGCTTCCGGTGATTGTCAGTGGTTGCCTGGCTCGAGGAGCACTCCTGCTTTCAAAGAATAAAGTGGTGACCAAGCGTCTCAATGCTATTCAGAATATAGGAGCGATGGAGATCCTGTGTACGGATAAGACAGGTACGTTGACCCATAACAAAATTATTCTTGAAAAGTATCTTGATCCTGAAGGGGAAGAAAACGAAGAAGTTTTGAAATACGCTTACATTAATAGCTACTACCAGAGTGGGCTGCGCAATCTCTTGGATCAAGCCGTGCTCGACAAGAAAGAAGAGGCCAAGAAATTCATTTTTCATTATACCAAGGTAGATGAAATTCCTTTCGATTTTTCGAGGCGGAGAATGTCGGTTGTAGCACGAGAAATTTCTACCGGCAAAGATCTTTTGATAACAAAGGGGGCGGTGGAGGAGATGATGGCTATTTGTACGAGCCTCCTTAAGAAAGGCAAAGTGGCCGAGCTCAGCCCGGAGATGAAAAAAAAGGCTTTGGCTCTTAGGGATGATCTGAATAGCGATGGATTGCGGGTTTTGGCGGTCGCCTACAGAGAGTTGCCCCTGGATATGAACAGGCCTGTTTCGGTAAACGATGAAAAAGAAATGACTCTTTGTGGTTTTATAGCTTTTTTGGATCCCCCTAAACACGATGCCGAGGAGGCTCTCCGTGCACTGAGAAACTACGGGGTAGAAGTCAAAATTATTACCGGGGATAACGAGATCGTAACGCGCAGGATTTGTGACTGGATCGGTTTGGAAGTTAGAGGGGTAATGCGAGGTTATGAAGTAGAAAGCTTGACGGATGACGAACTCGTAACCGCTGCGGAAAAAGCCAATATTTTTGTCAAAATGTCGCCCCTTCAAAAGGCTAGGGTGATTCGCGCCTTAAGGACTGGAGGGCATATAGTCGGTTTCTTGGGGGATGGAATCAATGATGCGCAAGCTTTGAGGGAAGCGGACGTGGGCATATCGGTGGATACGGCGGTCGACATAGCCAAGGAGTCAGCCGATATCATTCTGTTGGAAAAAAGCCTCATTGTTCTTGAACAAGCGGTTATCGAAGGCCGGATCATGTTCGGCAACATGGTGAAGTATATCAAGATGGCTGTAAGTTCGAATTTCGGCAACGTGTTGAGTATCTTGGGCTCGGGGATTTTGCTCCCTTTCTTGCCTATGAGTCCCCTGCAAATACTCATCCTTAACTTGATTTATGACCTTTCGCAGACGCTCATTCCCTGGGATAGAATGGATGAAGAATTCATAGCCAAACCTAGAAAGTGGGAAGCCGAAGGGATACTGCGCTTTATGCTCATTATTGGGCCCCTGAGTTCCATTTTCGACTACGTTACCTATGGAGTCATGTGGTTTGTTTTCGGGGCTAATTCTATTGACAAACAAGCTTTGTTTCATACCGGTTGGTTTGTGGAGTCCTTGCTTTCTCAAAGCTTGATCGTTCACATGATTCGAACAAGAAAGATTCCTTTTATACAGAGCATGGCTACCAAACCCCTGGTATTGGCAACAGGTGTCGTCATTGTCATCGGCCATCTTATTTCAAAGAGTTATTTTGGAGAAGCCGCAGGGCTTGTTCCCTTGCCTATCAATTATTATTTCTGGCTGTGGGGCATCCTTCTTGCTTATTGCATCGTTGTTCAAACGGTAAAAAGTTGGTACATAAAGAAGTTCAAAGGGGAATGGCTTTGA
- the ahcY gene encoding adenosylhomocysteinase: MADFKVKDMELADFGRKEIEVAQDEMPGLMALRKEYKGLYPLKGTRIAGCLHMTVETAVLIETLVELGASVRWSSCNIFSTQDHAAAAIAARGIPVFAWKGETLEEYEWCIEQTLRWPDGQPLNMILDDGGDLTELVHQKYPELLEGIVGISEETTTGVHRLYHREAKGTLGPPCMNVNDSCTKSKFDNLYGCRESFLDGVKRATDVMVAGKIVVVCGYGDVGKGCAQSAKGMGARVVVTEIDPINALQASMDGYEVTLLEDVVEKADLFVTATGCINVIKREHMERMKSGAIVCNIGHFDSEIEVRSLYQDSTLKRVQIKPQVDLFIWPTGKKLYVLAEGRLVNLGCASGHPSFVMSASFTNQVLAQIELWTNRQTGRYKRGKVYTLPKILDEKVARLHLEKLGVKLTRLTKEQADYLGVPVDGPYKPDHYRY; this comes from the coding sequence ATGGCCGATTTCAAAGTTAAGGATATGGAACTAGCCGACTTCGGGCGCAAAGAAATCGAAGTTGCCCAAGATGAAATGCCCGGTTTAATGGCTCTTAGAAAAGAATACAAAGGACTGTATCCCTTGAAGGGGACAAGAATTGCAGGCTGCCTCCACATGACCGTTGAAACGGCTGTTTTGATAGAAACGTTGGTAGAGCTCGGTGCATCCGTGCGGTGGAGCTCATGTAATATTTTTTCTACCCAAGACCATGCTGCAGCGGCGATCGCGGCCAGGGGAATTCCCGTTTTCGCATGGAAAGGAGAAACCTTGGAAGAATATGAGTGGTGTATCGAACAAACATTGAGATGGCCGGATGGTCAACCTCTAAACATGATCCTTGACGATGGCGGGGATCTTACGGAGCTTGTTCATCAAAAATATCCCGAGCTTTTGGAAGGCATTGTTGGAATTTCCGAAGAAACGACTACGGGGGTGCATCGGCTGTATCATAGGGAAGCAAAAGGAACCCTGGGACCTCCCTGCATGAACGTGAATGATTCCTGCACGAAGAGTAAATTTGACAACCTGTATGGTTGCAGGGAATCCTTTCTTGACGGCGTCAAAAGGGCTACGGATGTCATGGTGGCCGGTAAGATCGTTGTGGTCTGCGGCTATGGAGATGTGGGAAAGGGTTGTGCCCAATCGGCAAAAGGAATGGGGGCCAGGGTTGTGGTTACCGAAATCGATCCTATTAATGCCCTTCAAGCATCGATGGATGGGTATGAAGTCACCCTTTTGGAGGATGTCGTTGAAAAAGCCGACCTGTTTGTCACCGCGACCGGTTGCATAAATGTCATCAAAAGGGAGCACATGGAAAGGATGAAGTCAGGAGCGATTGTCTGTAACATCGGTCATTTTGATTCTGAAATAGAAGTCCGATCTCTTTATCAAGACAGCACCCTTAAGCGGGTTCAGATCAAGCCCCAGGTCGATCTCTTTATCTGGCCTACTGGAAAAAAGCTTTACGTGTTGGCTGAAGGTAGGCTTGTCAATTTGGGCTGTGCCAGTGGCCATCCCAGTTTTGTCATGAGCGCAAGTTTTACGAACCAAGTTTTGGCTCAAATCGAATTATGGACAAATCGCCAAACGGGACGCTATAAGAGAGGAAAGGTTTATACCCTGCCTAAAATCCTCGATGAAAAAGTAGCCAGGCTCCATCTCGAAAAGCTGGGAGTCAAGCTTACCCGGTTGACGAAGGAACAAGCTGATTACCTGGGTGTTCCCGTCGATGGTCCCTATAAACCCGATCATTACCGGTACTGA
- a CDS encoding ribose-phosphate diphosphokinase yields MNEDYKLLKIFSGRANPSLATKIAQYVGIPLGQATISSFPDGETFVKFNENIRGRDVFIVQPTCPPTNHNLMELLIMIDAAKRASAARVTAVIPFYGYARQDRKDQPRVSIAAKLVANLLVAAGANRVLTMDLHAQQIQGFFDIPVDHLTAVPVFYKYLETNNLLDLVVVSPDVGGIKMASTYSQLLGKGLALVVKKRIDAYHTEADFVVGDVQGKDVLIVDDLTETAGTVVSAANILKKRGARRIFAGISHAVLNQIGISRLRDSHLEALITTNSVPVPSVESLRLMVLDVAPLLGEAIKRIHTGMSVTSLFEVDGKKINL; encoded by the coding sequence ATGAATGAGGATTATAAGCTACTCAAGATTTTTTCCGGAAGAGCCAATCCATCGTTAGCTACAAAAATTGCCCAGTACGTGGGTATCCCCCTTGGCCAAGCAACCATTTCTTCGTTTCCAGATGGAGAGACTTTTGTCAAGTTCAACGAGAACATTCGGGGAAGGGATGTTTTCATCGTTCAACCTACTTGTCCGCCTACCAATCATAACCTGATGGAACTCCTCATCATGATCGATGCGGCCAAAAGGGCAAGTGCGGCAAGGGTAACGGCCGTTATCCCCTTTTATGGTTATGCCCGGCAAGATCGTAAAGATCAACCCCGAGTCTCTATAGCGGCTAAGTTGGTTGCCAATCTGCTCGTTGCGGCTGGAGCCAATAGGGTCTTGACCATGGATCTTCATGCTCAACAGATCCAAGGTTTTTTTGATATCCCTGTGGATCATCTGACCGCCGTGCCTGTATTCTATAAGTACTTGGAAACAAATAACCTGCTTGATCTTGTGGTGGTATCTCCTGATGTGGGAGGGATCAAGATGGCCTCTACCTATTCCCAACTGCTGGGCAAGGGCCTTGCCCTGGTGGTTAAAAAAAGAATTGATGCTTACCATACCGAGGCCGATTTTGTTGTGGGCGATGTGCAAGGGAAGGATGTCTTGATTGTAGATGATTTAACCGAAACGGCGGGAACGGTTGTCTCGGCAGCCAATATTTTGAAAAAAAGGGGAGCCAGGCGCATATTTGCCGGAATTTCACATGCCGTCCTTAACCAAATAGGGATTAGTAGACTGAGAGATTCCCATCTTGAAGCATTGATTACCACCAATAGCGTTCCTGTTCCTTCGGTTGAAAGCCTACGGCTCATGGTCCTGGATGTTGCTCCACTTTTGGGAGAAGCCATTAAGAGGATCCATACGGGGATGTCGGTGACTTCTCTCTTTGAAGTTGACGGAAAGAAAATTAATCTTTAA
- a CDS encoding KpsF/GutQ family sugar-phosphate isomerase: MQEDLVGLAKRVFDLEMDALRIVRKQLNAAFEQAILVLEKTILANGKIVVTGVGKSGHIGRKIAATLTSTGAPSVVLDAVNAFHGDLGMVNRGDAVVALSYSGETEEILRLVPHLKRMTTSLIAITGNENSTLAKNSDLVLSVRIDREACPLNLAPTSSTTAMLVLGDALAMVLLEKRGFKKEDFARFHPGGTLGRNLLLKVGDIMRPLSQIVILEEEAKVKEALRLWNVKRVGAVVVVNPGGKVIGIFTHGDFVRNYEVNHRIGEEPLGKVMTKNPVTVRVDKLAVEVLNVFEHNKIEDLIVVDEQYRVVGLIDSQDLAIHRLL, encoded by the coding sequence ATGCAAGAAGATTTAGTCGGTTTAGCCAAAAGAGTGTTTGATCTGGAAATGGATGCCTTGCGCATCGTTCGGAAGCAATTAAACGCTGCCTTTGAGCAGGCAATCCTTGTTTTAGAAAAGACGATCCTGGCTAATGGGAAAATTGTGGTAACCGGAGTAGGAAAATCGGGTCATATTGGAAGAAAAATAGCGGCCACCTTAACGAGTACAGGGGCTCCTAGTGTTGTCCTTGACGCCGTCAATGCTTTCCATGGAGACCTGGGAATGGTCAATAGGGGTGATGCCGTTGTCGCCTTAAGTTATAGCGGGGAAACGGAAGAAATCCTGAGACTTGTTCCTCATTTGAAAAGGATGACAACCTCGTTGATTGCGATAACGGGCAACGAAAATTCCACCTTGGCTAAGAACTCGGATCTTGTCTTGAGTGTGCGAATAGACAGAGAAGCTTGTCCTCTGAACTTGGCCCCCACCTCGAGCACCACGGCCATGCTTGTTTTGGGGGATGCCTTGGCTATGGTGCTTTTAGAAAAAAGGGGGTTTAAAAAGGAGGATTTCGCCCGCTTTCATCCCGGGGGAACTCTTGGGCGTAATTTATTGCTGAAAGTCGGGGATATCATGCGTCCGTTGTCTCAAATAGTCATTCTTGAGGAAGAAGCAAAGGTCAAGGAAGCTTTAAGACTCTGGAATGTAAAAAGGGTGGGAGCTGTCGTGGTTGTAAATCCGGGGGGAAAGGTTATAGGAATATTTACTCATGGAGATTTCGTAAGAAATTACGAAGTCAATCACCGGATAGGGGAAGAACCCCTAGGGAAAGTGATGACGAAAAACCCTGTTACGGTGAGGGTTGATAAACTTGCAGTTGAAGTTCTCAATGTTTTTGAACACAATAAAATAGAAGACCTGATTGTCGTGGATGAGCAATACAGGGTAGTGGGATTGATTGATTCACAAGATTTAGCCATTCATAGATTGTTATAA
- a CDS encoding aminotransferase class I/II-fold pyridoxal phosphate-dependent enzyme yields the protein MKKQSIADHSEKILPFSLSPKRALAKHLSLIGKSGIRDFFEIVQNQQDVISLGIGEPDFDTPWMIREASIFALEKGETGYTSNLGLIELRKLISQYVAKLIGVEYDPYEEIIVTVGVSEALDCALRAILDPQDEVIIHQPSYVSYVPLVILAHGIPVLVETQEKDGFRLDPLELEKKITKRTKALILNFPTNPTGSIQGEKELEALAEIVKKHNLFVVTDEIYAELTYEGKHRSIAAFEGMKERTLFVHGLSKAFSMTGYRIGYGCGPKEWIEAMLKIHQYSILCASSVAQYAAIEALSKGKKAMEKMVEEYRLRRNFLWKNLSALGLAGCFPQGAFYYFPSIKAYGLSSRDFSYRLLQEGKVAIVPGSAFGQGGEGYVRCSFAARFEELEEAVRRIEKWLKKIEKEAKK from the coding sequence ATGAAAAAACAATCCATTGCGGATCATTCTGAAAAAATATTGCCTTTTAGCTTAAGCCCGAAAAGAGCATTGGCCAAGCATCTTTCTCTCATCGGAAAATCAGGAATACGAGATTTCTTTGAAATCGTTCAAAACCAACAAGACGTTATTTCTTTGGGTATTGGAGAACCCGATTTTGATACGCCCTGGATGATAAGAGAGGCCTCTATATTCGCCCTTGAGAAAGGGGAGACAGGCTACACCTCCAATTTAGGACTTATCGAGCTCAGGAAACTCATTTCTCAGTATGTAGCCAAGCTCATCGGTGTCGAATATGATCCCTATGAAGAGATCATAGTGACGGTGGGGGTTTCCGAAGCACTGGATTGCGCTCTTAGGGCAATTCTTGATCCCCAGGATGAAGTCATTATCCATCAACCTTCTTATGTTTCTTATGTTCCCTTGGTGATTCTTGCCCATGGCATTCCTGTCCTTGTTGAAACGCAGGAAAAGGATGGATTTAGGTTAGATCCCCTTGAACTTGAGAAAAAAATTACAAAAAGAACGAAGGCCCTGATTCTCAATTTTCCAACCAATCCTACGGGAAGCATCCAGGGCGAAAAAGAACTTGAAGCCCTTGCAGAAATAGTCAAGAAACATAACCTTTTTGTCGTTACCGATGAGATCTACGCGGAGTTGACTTACGAAGGGAAGCATCGTTCCATAGCTGCTTTCGAAGGGATGAAAGAAAGAACACTCTTTGTTCATGGGTTATCCAAGGCTTTCTCCATGACGGGATACCGTATAGGTTATGGCTGCGGGCCTAAAGAATGGATTGAAGCGATGTTAAAAATTCACCAATACTCCATTCTTTGTGCGTCCTCGGTAGCCCAATATGCAGCTATAGAAGCCTTGTCTAAAGGGAAAAAGGCCATGGAGAAGATGGTTGAGGAATACCGGCTGCGGCGCAATTTTCTTTGGAAAAATCTTTCAGCTTTGGGATTAGCCGGATGTTTTCCCCAGGGGGCATTTTACTACTTTCCTTCGATCAAGGCTTACGGACTTTCGTCTAGAGATTTTTCTTACCGACTTCTTCAAGAAGGCAAGGTGGCTATTGTTCCCGGTTCCGCTTTTGGCCAGGGAGGGGAGGGATACGTCCGGTGTAGTTTTGCCGCTCGCTTTGAAGAGCTGGAGGAGGCGGTTCGCCGCATCGAAAAGTGGTTAAAAAAAATTGAAAAAGAAGCCAAGAAATAA
- the metK gene encoding methionine adenosyltransferase: protein MSKSFVFASESVTEGHPDKVCDTISDAVLDHCLEQDKLSRVACETLVKENLVVLAGEITTKAKLDYTQIVKETVRQIGYNDPKCLFYPEKLHILCAISKQSPDIALGVDGKKGAEVQVNYDQGAGDQGLMFGFACSETPELMPAPISFAHRLSRRLTELRKKEGCSWLRPDGKTQVSLYYEDHRPLRIEAIVVSTQHTEEVSRKEIEETIKKEVIQKAIPEEFLHKKTLFFINPTGRFVVGGPDADSGVTGRKIIVDTYGGMGRHGGGAFSGKDPSKVDRSAAYMARYIAKNIVAAKIATKVEVQIAYVIGKADPVSVSVDTFETGLVDDQKIEKAIREVFRLKPAEIIEDLKLLRPIYSKTTNYGHFGRNDQHDIFSWEKTDKVNDLLVAVGLI, encoded by the coding sequence ATGTCCAAGTCTTTTGTGTTCGCTTCTGAGTCGGTTACCGAAGGCCATCCGGACAAGGTGTGCGATACGATATCCGATGCCGTTTTAGATCATTGCCTGGAGCAGGATAAATTGAGCCGGGTTGCCTGTGAAACGCTGGTCAAAGAGAACTTGGTCGTTCTTGCCGGAGAGATTACCACGAAGGCAAAACTCGATTATACCCAGATTGTCAAGGAAACGGTTCGGCAAATAGGCTACAACGATCCAAAGTGCCTGTTTTACCCTGAAAAATTGCATATCCTCTGTGCCATTTCCAAGCAGAGCCCGGACATCGCCTTGGGTGTAGATGGAAAGAAAGGAGCCGAAGTCCAAGTCAACTATGATCAAGGGGCAGGGGATCAAGGGCTGATGTTTGGTTTTGCCTGCTCTGAAACTCCGGAACTCATGCCCGCTCCGATCAGCTTTGCTCATCGGCTGTCAAGAAGGTTGACCGAGCTGAGAAAAAAAGAAGGCTGTAGTTGGTTGCGTCCCGATGGGAAAACCCAAGTTTCTCTTTATTACGAAGACCATAGACCCCTCCGTATCGAGGCCATTGTTGTCTCCACCCAACATACCGAGGAGGTGTCAAGAAAGGAAATAGAAGAAACAATCAAAAAGGAGGTTATACAAAAAGCTATTCCCGAAGAGTTTCTTCATAAAAAAACCCTGTTCTTCATTAATCCCACGGGGAGGTTTGTTGTGGGGGGACCCGACGCGGATTCCGGGGTGACGGGAAGGAAAATTATAGTCGATACCTACGGCGGAATGGGAAGGCATGGAGGAGGGGCTTTTAGCGGGAAAGATCCTTCCAAGGTGGATAGAAGTGCAGCTTACATGGCTAGATACATAGCCAAAAATATTGTTGCAGCCAAGATTGCTACAAAAGTGGAGGTTCAAATCGCCTACGTAATCGGCAAGGCCGATCCTGTATCCGTGTCTGTGGATACCTTTGAGACCGGTCTAGTCGATGATCAAAAAATTGAAAAGGCGATCCGAGAAGTATTCAGGTTAAAGCCTGCAGAGATCATTGAAGACCTTAAGTTGCTCAGGCCCATTTACAGCAAGACTACCAATTACGGTCATTTTGGAAGGAATGACCAACACGACATCTTCAGCTGGGAAAAAACAGATAAAGTCAACGATCTGCTTGTCGCCGTGGGCTTAATTTGA